The DNA sequence CTGCGCCACCCGGTCAGGACCAGCCCGCGCGTCGCGACCCTGCGCGTGGACGAGAGCCTGTGGTTCGCCAATGCCCGCGCACTGGAAGACCGCATCAACGACCTGGTCGCGCACCGCCCGGGGCTGGAGCACCTGGTGCTGCAGTGCTCGGCGATCAACGCGATCGACAGCAGCGCGCTGGAGAGCCTGGAGTCGATCACCGCGCGCCTGCGCGATGCGGGTATCCGCCTGCACCTGTCGGAGGTCAAGGGGCCGGTGATGGACCGGCTGCAGGGCACCGGCTTCCTGGCGCACCTGAGCGGACAGGTCTACCTGACGCAATACCAGGCGATGCAAGCGCTGGCGCCGGAGCTGTTCGCCGACGCACCGCCTCCGGCGGCGACCTGAGTCGCGGCGATCAGACCGCGGCCGGCGGCGCGGGCAGGATCACGATGCCGTCCTCGTCGGCGACCAGCCAGTCGCCCGGGCGCACCCACACGCCCTGCACCTGCACGGGGACGTCGCGCTGGCCCTCGTTGCGCTTCTCGGTGGGCAGCGGCATCGACGCGAGCGCGCGGATGCCGACATCGCAGGCTGCGAGCTCGGCCACGTCGCGCACGCAGCCGTCCACCACCAGGCCGGCCCAGCCATTGCGCGCCGCCGCCGCGGCCAGGTTGCCGCCCACCAGCGCGCGGCGCAGCGAGCCGCCGCCGTCGACCACCAGCACGCGCCCCTGGCCGGGCGACTCCACCGCGGCCTTGACCAGCGAGTTGTCCTCGAAGCACTTGACCGTGCTGACCGCACCGGCGAAGCGCCGGCGCTGGCCGAAGTCGCGGAACACCGGCGGCAGCACGCGGAACGCGCCGTCGCTGTCGTTCTTGTGCGCGTCGCACAGGTCGCAGGTGGGGATGAACTCGCTCGTGCTCATGCGTCGATCACTTTCTTGATGGGAGGTTTCACGTCCTCGCGCCGCGCCGGCAGCATGGGCTGGTGCTCGCGCGCGGCGTTGAGGATGATGGAGGTGGAGGTCTCGGCCAGCAGGCAGAAGCGGGTCACGACGGCGTCCAGGTGCGCCACGTCGATCACCGCGATCTCGAGCACCCAGCTGTCCTCGCCGGTGACGTTGTAGGCGTTGACGACCTCCGGCGTCTGCTGGATCTGCCGGACGACGCGCGCGTAGTCGGCGCGCCCCACCCGCACCAGCGCGCGGATG is a window from the Caldimonas thermodepolymerans genome containing:
- a CDS encoding Lrp/AsnC family transcriptional regulator, whose amino-acid sequence is MNLELDHYDTRILAELQADARLSMAELGRRVHLSQPAVTERVRKLEAAGVITGYRATVDLGKLGYGIRALVRVGRADYARVVRQIQQTPEVVNAYNVTGEDSWVLEIAVIDVAHLDAVVTRFCLLAETSTSIILNAAREHQPMLPARREDVKPPIKKVIDA
- the rraA gene encoding ribonuclease E activity regulator RraA, with the protein product MSTSEFIPTCDLCDAHKNDSDGAFRVLPPVFRDFGQRRRFAGAVSTVKCFEDNSLVKAAVESPGQGRVLVVDGGGSLRRALVGGNLAAAAARNGWAGLVVDGCVRDVAELAACDVGIRALASMPLPTEKRNEGQRDVPVQVQGVWVRPGDWLVADEDGIVILPAPPAAV